CTTCGATCCTTTGTGTAAATGAAAAGGGAAGCTCACAGTTTTCATGTTTCCAATTTCCATCAGAATAAATTGGGCAAGTGTATTGAAAGTCTATAGCAAAAGCCTTCATAAGATTATCGGGGAAAGTATGGGCTTTTCGGATATCGCCAGGTTTATAAAATATTAAATCCCCTCTAGAAGCTACAAATTTTGTGTCATTGCAGAAAAATTCAGTTTTGCCATCGTAAATTAGCATTAAATTATAAAAACTTAAACGATCATCTAGCTTCCAAGATATATTTGCATTTCTATCAACTACGTGTATAATTTCAGGAAATATTTCATATAAAAAATTTGATATATTCAATTTGGTAAACACCTCTGCTAGTTAAATGATAATCATATAGTACAAATACAATTATATAGTATAACTTTAATTATTTAAACATTTGAATTGTTATAATAATTAAAGTAAATGCTTGGTTAGAAATATGGTATAATATTTACATTACTTGTATTTAAAGTCAAAGGGTAAGGGGGATAAATGTGAAATTTCTATTTAGGGTGTTAAGCTATATATCAATTATAGTTATATTTGTTATATTTAATATCATACTTTTGAATAGTTTAAGAGAAGAAAAGGCAGTGGAAGGGAAAATCAAGCCAAAGATAGTACTTATATCTCATGTCTATTCGAACCCATATTGGCAGTATATAAAGCAAGGCGCTGAAAAAGCAGCAAGAGAAAGAAATGCAGTAGTTGAATTTCAGGGACCAGACAGTGCAAGCGTAGAAGAAGGAATAAAGTTTATAAACATGGCCTATGCCGCAAAGGCAAGCGGAATAATCACGTATGTTCAAGATGAAGAAAAGTATAAGCCTGTTATAGATAGGGTTGTGGAGGGTGATATACCTGTAGTAACTATTGACTCTGATGCTGAAAAGAGTAAACGTTTAGCCTACATTGGAACAGATAATATTAAGGCAGGAGGTGTAGCTGCTGAAGAGCTTATCAATCAGGTGGGGAAGGAAGGAAACATAGGAATTATAGTTGGAGGGAACACAGTTAAAAATCAGATGGAAAGAGTACAAGGCTTTAAAAATTATATAAGTGAAAATTCAGAGCTTTCAATAGCTACTGTTGAATCTTCTGATTCATACCTATTAGAGGCAGAAATTGCAGCAAAGAAAATACTGCTAGGTAATAGGGATATTAAAGCTATTTTTTGTGCTTCAGCCTTAGATGGAGTTGGTGCAGCAAAGGCACTAACCAAATTAGGACTAGCTGGTAAGGTTAAAATTATATGCTTTGATGATTTGCCTGAAACAATTAATGGTATAAGAAACGGTGTAATAACCTCCACCATAGTTCAAATGCCAAATCTTATGGGATATAATGCAGTAAATATAATAATGAATATAGTTGAAGGCAAGGATACAAAAGGGGTATTCTCAACGGATGTTTATGTTGTTAAAAAGGAAAATCTTGAAGAGTATGAAAAGGAAAAAGGGGAGTATGGTGGTGAAGCCAAATAGTTTAAGAAGTAAATTCATAATTTTTGTAGTTATTATAATTACTCCTATAGCAACCAGCAGTATAGTATCCTTGATGATCAGCAAGAGAATTAACGATCATTATAATTTCATGATGAATAAAATGAGCAGAACTAACCAAATAAAAACCTATCTTACTAACTCCTTCAACAACTTTAATAAATATATACAGACCAATACCATACAAAGCAAGAATATATACGAAGAAAGTTATAGCGAAGCAATTGAGAGTTTAAATTATCTTAAGGAAAATTCAGACTTGCAAAGCAGATATATATTAAGAGATGTGGAAAATTCATTAAGAAGCTATAAAACTTCAGCCGATGACACAATAAGGATTTATGATAAGCAAAGCGCCATTGATGCTTATTACGGAGGATACGTTAATACAAAGGAAATAGCAAGTTATTGCAATACGTTTATATCCAAGCTTAGCGACAGTTATCTTAGCTATAATAACGAAGTCTACAATAAATTAAAAGAGAAAGAAACCTTTATCTATAAGGTTTTGGTAACTTATATTGCTTTTGCGCTTTTGATAAGTATTCTTTATACTCTTATCTTTTTAAAAAATATATTAAATAAGCTTCGTGAACTAGTGCATAACTCAGAAAAGGTTTCTAATGGTGACTTTACATACTATGAGGGGCAGAAGACTAATATTTATGAGTTGGACATACTATCTGAAGCCTTTAGAACAATGATAAGCAATATTAAAAAGCATATTAACTCCTTAAAGGAAACCGCTGAGCTAGAAAAGAAAATAAGAGATGACGAGATGAAGCTTTTAAAGTATGAAAATGCTCTTAAACTTTCTCAGCTGAAGGTACTTCAATCTCAAATAAATCCTCACTTTCTTTTTAATACCTTAAACTGTATAAATCAAACAGCTATAAAAGAAAAAGCATTAGCAACTGAAAGTCTTATAAAATCTGTTTCGGGAATTTTAAGATATAGCTTAAGCATGATGAATAGAAACGCTACTCTAGATGAAGAGATTAATATAACTAAGCAGTATATGTTTATTCAGCAGTTAAGATATGAAGAAAGAATAAAATTCACTCTGAATATTAATGCAGATTTAACAAAATTAAAGGTACCTGGAATGACGCTTCAGCCTTTTGTTGAAAATGCGTTCATCCATGGTATTGAGCCTAAAGAGGAGGGAGGAGAGATTAAAATAAATATTTATGAGAAAGATAATATTTATTTTGTATCAATAGAAGACGATGGATGTGGGATAGATGAGGAAACTCTATACAAAATTATTTCGGAGGACTCTAATAAGGAACATATTGGTCATACAACGGGTATGGGAATAAGAAGTGTTATAGAGAGACTTGAACTGATGTACGACGAAAAAAATATGTTTGAAATAACAAGCAAAAAAGGTATTGGCACAAAGATATATTTAAAGATTCCTATGAAGGAGTTGAGTGTTTATGCTAAGGCTTCTAGTAGCTGATGATGAAAAGTATGACAGAGAGGCGATTATAAGCATACTTAATTTAGCGTTTGGAAATGAGTTTGATATTAGCGAAGCGAAAAATGGAAGAGAAGCCATTGAAATTTCTGAAAGAATACGGCCTGATATAATAATTATGGATATTAAAATGCCTGGAATAAATGGGCTTCAAGCTATTTTAGAAATTAGAAAGTTTCTTCCCAACGCCTACATTATAATTTTAACAGCCTATGACTATTTTGATTTTGCCGTGGAAGCAGTAAAAAATAATGTTAAGGAATATATCTTAAAGCCCTTCAGCAGATCAGATATAACTGAAAAAATAAAAGCTGCGGCAGGTTTCGTTAACATGGAAAGAGAAAAGAGAAAAAGAGAAATTGAGAATCAGGAAAGACTATATAATCTTATGCCAGTCTTGGAAAATGAATTGAGCTATTCAATAATAAATAACTCAATAACTTCCATTGATTATGAAACCTACTTAAGATATTTAGGGGTAGACTTTCAAAAGGCTTGTTCTATGGTTGTGAAGTTTAAAGATGAACCTACTATTAAAAATATTAAGGTTCAAATCGGGGAATATGTTAAGGAATATATTGAAAGAAGATATAAAACTATCGCAAGCTATAGATTTACTAAAAATATAGTGTATTTTCTTCAGCTAAAGGAACAGATGGACGAGTATGAGGCAAGATTTGATATAGTTAATCTGGCAGCAGATATTAGAAGAGAAGTCAGAAGGGTGTTTGACGTGTCTATTAAAATTGGGATTGGCCAGTTTTATAATGGATTAAATCTAATGCATCAGTCCTATGAGGAAGCTTGTAGCTCTCTTGAGTTTATATCCGAAAGCATAAATGTCGTTCACTTTCAGGATATAAAGAACAGCATGAATGTGAAGGAAAGCTCTAGTAGTAAAATTCAAGGTATGGAAAAGGAAAAAATTGCTGTATTTAAAAGAGTAGAGCAATATATTGCAGAAAATATAAAAGAAGAGCTTGACTTGGAGAAAACAGCAGCAAAGTTTAATTTGAGTTCTTATTATTTTAGTAGAAGCTTTAAAGAAGTTTTAGGGTTCAATTTTTCTGATTATATAAACATGCTTCGAATTAGAAAAGCTAAGGAACTTCTAAAAGGTGACTCTTTGAGCATAAAGGAAATATGCTATTCTGTAGGTTACAGCGATCCTAATTATTTTAGTAAGGTTTTTAAAAAATATGAAGGTGTAACTCCCAGCGAGTTTAAAGTTAAGTTCTTATAGAAACTATACAGCAATTTTGCTGTATAGTTTTTTTTTGCGATTTTTCATAGCAAAATTATGCTGCAAAACAAGCAGTATTTTAAAGAAGGTAGGCAAGTTATTACGTTGAGATAAACGTTTACAAATTATATGATAAATACGTAAATTAAATTATTTTACATAGGGCTTGAGCATTAATAATACTCAAGTACAAAAAAATATTGAGGGGGAATTAAAAATGAAAAAAATAATTGCTTCAGTGCTGACAGTAGCGCTAACACTTGGGCTAATAGGCTGCGGCTCAACACAAACAAATACTTCTAATCCAGGAACCGCCACTAGTGGCTCAAAAGACAAATTAATTGGTGTAGCTATGCCAACTCAATCACTTCAACGCTGGAATCAAGACGGAGCAAACATGAAATCCCAGCTTGAAGCTAAGGGCTACAAGGTTGATCTTCAATATGCAAACAACGATGTAAACACTCAAACACAACAAATAGAAAATATGGTTACTAAGGGTTCTAAGGTTTTAGTTATAGCTTCTATAGATGGTTCTGCAATATCTGATGTACTTAAGAAAGCTGCAGA
The genomic region above belongs to Clostridium swellfunianum and contains:
- a CDS encoding helix-turn-helix domain-containing protein — protein: MLRLLVADDEKYDREAIISILNLAFGNEFDISEAKNGREAIEISERIRPDIIIMDIKMPGINGLQAILEIRKFLPNAYIIILTAYDYFDFAVEAVKNNVKEYILKPFSRSDITEKIKAAAGFVNMEREKRKREIENQERLYNLMPVLENELSYSIINNSITSIDYETYLRYLGVDFQKACSMVVKFKDEPTIKNIKVQIGEYVKEYIERRYKTIASYRFTKNIVYFLQLKEQMDEYEARFDIVNLAADIRREVRRVFDVSIKIGIGQFYNGLNLMHQSYEEACSSLEFISESINVVHFQDIKNSMNVKESSSSKIQGMEKEKIAVFKRVEQYIAENIKEELDLEKTAAKFNLSSYYFSRSFKEVLGFNFSDYINMLRIRKAKELLKGDSLSIKEICYSVGYSDPNYFSKVFKKYEGVTPSEFKVKFL
- a CDS encoding substrate-binding domain-containing protein, with product MKFLFRVLSYISIIVIFVIFNIILLNSLREEKAVEGKIKPKIVLISHVYSNPYWQYIKQGAEKAARERNAVVEFQGPDSASVEEGIKFINMAYAAKASGIITYVQDEEKYKPVIDRVVEGDIPVVTIDSDAEKSKRLAYIGTDNIKAGGVAAEELINQVGKEGNIGIIVGGNTVKNQMERVQGFKNYISENSELSIATVESSDSYLLEAEIAAKKILLGNRDIKAIFCASALDGVGAAKALTKLGLAGKVKIICFDDLPETINGIRNGVITSTIVQMPNLMGYNAVNIIMNIVEGKDTKGVFSTDVYVVKKENLEEYEKEKGEYGGEAK
- a CDS encoding sensor histidine kinase, translating into MVVKPNSLRSKFIIFVVIIITPIATSSIVSLMISKRINDHYNFMMNKMSRTNQIKTYLTNSFNNFNKYIQTNTIQSKNIYEESYSEAIESLNYLKENSDLQSRYILRDVENSLRSYKTSADDTIRIYDKQSAIDAYYGGYVNTKEIASYCNTFISKLSDSYLSYNNEVYNKLKEKETFIYKVLVTYIAFALLISILYTLIFLKNILNKLRELVHNSEKVSNGDFTYYEGQKTNIYELDILSEAFRTMISNIKKHINSLKETAELEKKIRDDEMKLLKYENALKLSQLKVLQSQINPHFLFNTLNCINQTAIKEKALATESLIKSVSGILRYSLSMMNRNATLDEEINITKQYMFIQQLRYEERIKFTLNINADLTKLKVPGMTLQPFVENAFIHGIEPKEEGGEIKINIYEKDNIYFVSIEDDGCGIDEETLYKIISEDSNKEHIGHTTGMGIRSVIERLELMYDEKNMFEITSKKGIGTKIYLKIPMKELSVYAKASSS